One Candidatus Woesearchaeota archaeon genomic window carries:
- a CDS encoding PEGA domain-containing protein produces the protein MKNIFRNIRILHLVAFALVVLMASCAVQKTQTETPPADDTKTGGEETIVVQQPEYRGDLDITSIPDGADILVDDEVIGTTPTKISLEAGDYNLKIIKEGYVEHYASVSILKDQVTSLSVNLTMAVAEGGITYGNLSVTSNPAQAQVYIDGGIKGTTNIRIPGISPGQHNIRLTKSGYYDYTGIVVVSAGKVSSFHGDLKVIPPTNVTITATENGTAIVASAKLYDPATNELVREDLTPVNIIRMKPGNYSLTVSKPLYADFVQEFTLEPGQVLEINADMVKG, from the coding sequence ATGAAAAATATTTTCAGAAACATAAGGATATTGCATCTCGTGGCTTTTGCTCTTGTTGTTTTAATGGCAAGCTGCGCAGTTCAGAAGACACAGACAGAGACTCCGCCGGCAGATGACACCAAAACCGGAGGCGAGGAGACAATTGTCGTTCAGCAGCCTGAATACAGGGGGGATCTGGATATCACCAGCATTCCCGATGGCGCTGACATTCTTGTCGACGATGAAGTCATTGGCACCACACCAACAAAAATTTCCCTTGAAGCGGGCGATTACAATCTCAAAATAATCAAGGAAGGCTATGTTGAGCATTACGCATCAGTTTCAATCCTGAAAGACCAGGTTACAAGCCTTTCGGTGAACCTTACTATGGCTGTGGCCGAGGGCGGAATAACATATGGAAACCTCAGCGTAACCTCAAATCCGGCACAGGCGCAGGTATATATTGACGGCGGCATCAAGGGCACAACCAATATCAGAATCCCGGGGATTTCACCTGGCCAGCACAATATCCGCCTGACCAAGTCGGGTTACTATGATTATACGGGAATTGTTGTTGTAAGCGCAGGAAAAGTTTCCAGCTTTCACGGAGACCTAAAAGTCATTCCCCCCACCAATGTGACCATTACAGCAACTGAAAACGGGACTGCAATAGTTGCCTCGGCCAAGCTTTATGACCCAGCTACAAATGAGCTGGTCCGTGAAGACCTTACTCCTGTGAACATCATCAGGATGAAGCCCGGCAATTATTCACTCACTGTAAGCAAGCCGCTGTACGCGGATTTTGTCCAGGAATTCACGCTTGAGCCCGGCCAGGTCCTTGAAATTAATGCAGACATGGTCAAAGGCTAG